From the Argentina anserina chromosome 3, drPotAnse1.1, whole genome shotgun sequence genome, the window AGAGAAGATATATATGGAAAAATAAATCTGACTATTCTAACTTCCAAACTCTACATTTCTCAGAAAATCatgaattaatttaatttaaaacgCTTTTGTTTTGGCTCAAGATTTTACATAATAGTATAATAGATATAAtctttgaaaacatacacTGGTAGTAGTGGTAGAGCGCATCGTAGCCTAGGTGGTTGAGGAGTACGTGAGTGACTGAGGGGACACACTATTGAGGTTGTGGAAGAAGTGTGAAGTTGATGAAGGGAGGCAAATCGGAGTCTAGCGGATTTTGGGATGTTTTAGTAAACTCAAGCTAAAGAAATAAAGTTTTAAatacatatttttcttttgtcttaGATTGGGAGATGCCTGAGTCACCCCGTGGACTATCCAACCCTGTCTCCTTCTACTTATATGGCAAATGATCATATAAGTGTATTTTGCACAACAAGCAACCGATGGTTCtactcaataggagtatcaatgggagttcaatccaacatacctgtctctattagtagatcaaggatgtacttcctcttacacagatagataccatcacttcttcgggctacctcaatgcccaagaagtacttgagtgtacctaggtccttcatctcaaactatgTAACTagatgtttctgtaatctatccacctcaacaatatcatttccagtaactaccatatcatcaacatatacaattagggctgttacattctcttgttgatgtttgtgaaataacgtgtggtctgaattactctgtctgtagccaattttcctcatgaactgtgagaatcttccaaaccaagcacgaggtgactgtttaagaccatacaaagactttctcaatctgcatacagagGTAGTtagagaagcggccacatatccaggcggaagatccatgtatacttcctctattagttctccatgaaggaatgcattcttaacatcaaactgcctaagtggccagttcaagttagcagcgacatagagcaatacccgaatagtgtttatttttgcaacaggtgcaaatgtctcatcatagtttATGTcgtatgtctgggtgaaccccttcgctactaggcgtgctttataccggcttactgacccatctagATTATgattcactgtaaacacccagcgatatcctacagtcttcttgccatatggtggaggtacaacctcccaagtattgttcttttgtaatgcttccatctcttcctccattgctttcctccattttggatctcccaatgcatcatgcactttgttaggtactgatacaatagatatttgattcacaaatgactcatatgacttaaataatcttttggtagatataaaatttgccataggatacttggctttagtatgaagggtaggttcatatttttttgttagttgaccccgagtagacctatttggcaaaacatattgtctatgactaacctcagatgagtgatcttctgtaccaggagagcatttttcaggggtataaacagatGTACGGGaaacatgaggggcagttgtgttgtcagcttccggtgcctgaatctctcgagtgacgacctccggtggtgcatgtgtagctgacacgttggtaatctcaacgaaacttgttaccatatcgactggctcacttgtctccccctctccatgatacaactcttcaaaatttgaattctccccctgaagagcagtatcagaagaggaaaaataactcatgtcctaaaaaaaggtaacatccatagtgacatagtacttccgggtagggggatgatagcacctgTACCATTTTCTGATGTCCTctgtacccaacaaacacacatttaattgTCCGGGCATCtaacttagaacgctgatgttgtggcagatgaacaaaagcaacacaaccgaaaacacgggcatgaagattatgaaaaaagggtaatgagacatgagatgtaagcacctcatagggaattttcccctgaaggacacgagatggaagacgattaatgaggtgggcagaagtaatgacaacatcaccccaaaggtatttaggcatgtgggcactgaaaagaatacaccgagccatatcaagtaaatgacgattttttctttcagaaacctcattttgctcaggtgtgtaaggacacgttgtctgatgaacaattctgtgtgtgttaaagacttaaagaactcctgaaagacatgattcacatattccccccccccattatcagaacgaaaaactcgaatggtggcattatattgtgtttggacagaggtatggaaggcacgaaaagctggaaaaacctcatctttatttttaagaagaacaatccatgaaagacgtgtccaatcatcaataaatgacacaaaatatcgcattcctgacacaatagactctttagaggatccccaaacatcagaatgaattaattcaaaaggaagaaaacttttagtagaagtactaggagaataagtagatcgatgactcttgcccaaaacacatgtctcacaacataaacaagactcggtccacactaataaacaaagtaggcatgtattttttcataacactaaaagatggatgccctaagcgacgatgtcataaccaaacttcacttagttTGTCAGAAGTagagagtaaagcggtccgagactgtccccctggtttttcccctgcgtatgtcagatccagatgaaacaaccggcccctcaggtacccccgaccaattacccgtctggtgagaagatcctgaaatatcacatacataggaaaaaaggtcacagagcactgagcgttagcgttcaattggggaacatatatcaaatgatgagataacgcaggtacatagagtacATTGTTAAGCTCTAAGGTGGGAGTAATACTAACGAACCATGTCTCTAACACgggaaatgcctcaccattagcattagtaacatatggtatGGGTGGAtgggacaatacggtaaaataagatttgtcataagtcatatgatcagaccagaatcaataatccatgtatcaaaactaacagagtgagaaatattgaaagccataccaatttgacaCGGCCAACAATGGAGGTTGTAGGTGTTCCTCAAACAGTATAatgatcatgcccaaccacaccatagatatttGGTTCCGGAACTAATTGAAGAGCTGCTTTCGCCGgtggacgataattaggccttctaggcctaaggtgtggatacaacttccaacaagtcgcacgagcatggttagtatcatggaaataagagcaaggagggcggggctgattcccgaagcctggtggtggtcttTGTCGATGAAGGGGAGCTGAAAGTGCTTGCGGAGATCGAGCATGAACAATGAGACTGGAAATAACAGTTGGTACCTGAAGAatactctcctgctgagactcatccttgcggatataggtgaaagcggtgagtaggctaggtggttcggtcattcggagcaaTTTGTCTTTCGCActggtatgctttgcatcaagacttttcaggaaatggtgaactcgttccagctccttctccttttggtaccaaataatatcctcttgatttttgatcatgcaaggacgtttcacatcaatctcagcccaaatattcttcagtttggtgaaatagtgtgccaccggttgcccatcctggtgtattgccaaagctgtgcacattaactcatgaacctgtatgaaatcagagtcattagtatataagacgaccagtgtctcccatattgcctgcACAGTtgcacatgcctccaccagatcaactatctcatcattcatagctttccacaagacagaCATGACAAGACGACCGTCGTCGTCCCATTtattgtaggcaacaatatccgtAGGACTTggagccttagtgacgccAGTAACATgtcccatcttgtgcatgcctcgaagatgagcagccATCAGtcgcttccatttacggaaattggttccgtTGAGTTTAGCGCCGccaaatgaaccactgtcagaacttTTAACAGATACTTCGAAGGTCTAAGAACCCTCCGTTTCGTGTCCAGAACtcattgaaaaagaaacaatgtaaaaaatCAGAGATTAGACAGCAAAAAACACAAGAAATGGAGAACAATCTGTCtccggtgcacttgcactgacgGTGAATATGCACTGACCGAATCTATccgaaccgggtcgggtcgggtcacaCTGAATCTGGGCTGAGCGATATAAAAAAGCGGGTCGGGCGGTGGAGGCCGACTAGAGAAAAAGAGGGAGAGGACGGCGACTGTGGCGACTGCAGAGGGAGAGGACGGCGACGTTGGGGGCAGCAGCAGCGGCGGAGGGACAACGATGTCGGGTCGACTCTGGAGTGGGTGGCGATTGCGGGCGATGAGCGTCGGTGAGGAGCATCGGTGTGAGCAGCGGTGACGGAGCCGGAAGAACGGAGCGCGGAGGGCAGCGACTTCGGGTCCGAGTGCGGAGCGGGCGGCGACTGCGGGTCGTTAAGCGAGGAGCAGCGGAAAGTCGACGGCGACGTCGAGAGGCGCCGGAGGGCAGTGGTGAGCACGAGAGGGCGACCGGCCggaaaaacagaagaaaaaaggaaaaaaaaaaacagagccttctggctctgataccaagtggaAGTAAGTTGATTATTGCTTGATGTCATTCATACAAAGATTCAACAATTATATATACctaattttaacataatttacTCCGTGAATGACGGCCCGTGTTTTACGCCGGATTCACGCCGACAAAAACAATACAGAACTAGTCGAGCATCAAACCACAATCCTATCTCATTCAATAATACTATCACTATCTGAGTATTAGGCCCCTATCTTCAGCAGtaatgaaatgaaattatCAGATAGTATAACCGGAAGAactatatattttcttcttctttttccctGAATCACGTCTGAGAAAATGATTCCTCTTTCCCAGTTTAATCTTTGCAACTGTCATACAAGTAATCCAGTACATGTTAAAATGTCTACTGAGATTCATTTTTTCAGCATACAAGTTAGTGTAATCTAGTACCAGAGATTATGTGTATTCATCTCTTGATGTCTTCCAGTCTTCTTGTTTTTCAGCATATGCTATTTCAAATACCAGTGTACCTTCATATAAAGATGGGGAAACAAGTTTCATACATTAAGACAAGGAATCTACAAAACCAGCTAGTTACTATTAAGATGAGTACACCTCAATCCGGTTACAGAACTTTGCATTGCTCGCACGCACCACCCTGTAATGCAGCGACTTGTGAGGGTCGAAAGCCAATCCGTACCTCACAAATATGTAATCATTCGACCACGACAACTTTTCGAGGCTTGGCGCAGGTAGACTCCGAAACTCGTTCGTGGTCGGATTGACGACGTGTACCTCTAGCTTATTGTCTCCGGTGAGGAGGAAGAGGCCGTTGCAGGACTGGAGGATCCTCAAGTTGGAACTGTTGAGGGTTTTGAAGGGATTGGTGGATGGGGTTCGGAGAGGGATGGAGCGTCTCGTTTGGTTTTGGGAGAGAAGAAAGCTGAGATTTTGGGGTGTGGGTTTCGGAGAGAGTGGCGGCGGCGGAAGTTGGGGTCGGAGATGAGAGAGAGGCAGTGCTTGGAGTTGGAGCCGAGACTGATGTCAGGATCTGCTGAAGGAGGCCTTCGATGCCGGCTACTGTTTCTGCTGATGAACTTGAAGAAGACatttttgagagagagagagatcaatCAAACTAGTTTTATGCTTTTATATTGTTCTCTTGTTATTTCATTCATCCAAATGCCTGCTTCAGTCTCCTTCAAGTTTAAACATTAGTTTAATTTCTTGGATGTCATTCTGTTCAAAATCCGTGTATAACAAGTAATTGACTAATGAGAAAAAGGCGAGTTGTATCTTCTAATCTAGATAGACCTCGAAAAGTTATTCACATTGCAAGGGACTAGAAACGTGCTTGctcagagaaaaaaaatcgaaattattGCTACTTCAATTTATGGTGACATCATACtgacttgaaaaaaaaaacagagaaaacaCAGTTCTCAATTCCCAGCCTGCTGCGGCTGCAAAGGATGTAATAAACAAGACAATTTCCTAGTCAAGGAAAAGCAGAGACAGATAGATGCATTAGAGCAGAAGGGAATTTGCACTTTATGACCTCCTCCCCATATTGCGTTCTATGCATAATGAACAGTCTCAGGAGTTCCTGCCGCAATGGCCGCCAACAATCAGTgtgcatcttcttcttcacaaaACTTGGTGTACTTATCTGAATCCATCAAGTTCTTCAGTTCTCCACTATCATTTATCTCGACTTTAATTATCCACCCCTTCTCATACGGGCTTGAATTAACCTGGTACAGATAGATCAGACCAGTTACAACAAGAAAACACTGAAGGGAAGACAAACTTTTGCTGATATGTCTATAATCAACAAATCAAGTGATTCCTAACATACACATTCATAAAAAACTGTAGAAAGACCACTAACAGTGAAGCATGTGATTCTAGATAAAACATAACTCCAAGGTTTTGGGGTTCCATATAAATATGGAAGACAATATAAGATTAGGATTTGTAGATGCAAAACTAATTTGGACTGTCTTCTATTGGTTGAGAGACTATTTGGAATTCAAAACCATTCTGATCTGATTTTAAACAAGAGTAGTAGTCAACAAACACTTGTTCATGCACTTATCATATCGGCCAATGTTATTATGACATAGGATGAAGGTACCTACCAAACCAGGGGAGCTGCTAAGCTCTTCATTGACTTCAACAACTTTCCCCGATACAGGAGAGTACACATCACTGGTTGCCTTGACACTTTCAACAGCTCCAAAACCTTCACCCTGCTTCACAGCGACCCCGACCTCTGGCAACTCAACATATACAACATCACCTAAATGATCTTGAGCATGATCAGTTATGCCTATAGTTGCAGACTTTCCGTCAACCTTCACCCACTCGTGAGAATTAGCATAGTTGAGAtccttcacaactgcatataAATGGAAACTTATAAGCTGTATCATCCAGAAcctataaatataacaaaacagAACCAGTTGAACATCCGACTACAATTCAATCTCATTCAATCATAAGAACCTCTTTCTGAATCAGCATGCAATCTATGTCGTGCACCAACATTTTCATTAGTATTAGGCGCCTATCTCCATTCCTAATGAATTGAATATGTATTCGATTATCACGACGGAAAATAAacatatgattttgtttttcttcttttcccaGAAGTATACCGTGTTAACTGATTAATTTTGTGAGACCAGACCAAGTCTTCATGTTCATGACACCACCTTTGCACATTTTCAATTACTTATAATGGGGAACATCGCGATTAACCACAGAAAAAATCATCCTTTACTGCTAGCATTTTGCTCATTCAAACTGTTAAAACTGACCACAGTAATACACAGCaactaaactctaaaccacACAATCATACTTCCCAGACTATATCTCACTAACATCCAAATATGCATAGGACCCAGATAACCCATCAATCTCCGCAACACTATATCCAAAACCCACATCCACATCAATCCATTTGGCCaaaaacatacacaacccaTCAATAAAAATCAGATCTTTAATCGCCACACTCATAGATCAAGCGCAAAAAGAAATACCAAGCTCCAAAAAAGAGATCCACACCTTCACCATACTCAAAAGCATTCATCTTTACAGCAGAAATAGTAAAGCTGTGATCTTTATAAGCTTACCAGAAGCAAACCCTCTGTGGATCACTTGGATTCTGAGGTACGAAGCAGCCCTTGAAGCCAACCTTGAAGCCATTTGTGAGTGAATAAACCAAACACTAACGACACTCTGCTTTGCTTCTTTTCTAATGGAAATCGCACTCTCTCTGGTTTTATATGTAGTGCGGTTGGTGCTTTGTTGGGTGTGACCTTATTATTTTGTTCCTTCCCTAGTTTTTGATAATttataaaaggaaataaatcTCATTTAACAGAGGAATATTTAAagaatttttttcaaaaaagaaaacaaaaaagaaaaggaagagaTCTACAGGAGGTGGTGTGTCAACTTTGTCAACAAACCCGAACAAGCACTGAAAACCTGAAGTTGGTGAGTGGCATGGTAAGGCGGACTGTTGGATTCTAATAGAGACGTCACATGATGGTTCCAGGGTTGCATATAGTATaatcttgtcatcaaagaAAGGTTGCATATAATTTTCCATAACACCATGAGTCTCTTTAGCTGCACTAGTGAAGAACCAATCtttcatattttcattttgacCCACTTGTGATAGTTCGGTTATTCTTTTACCGTTGCAAGTTTCGTAAATTGTAAATATGGATCATACGAGTGTAAGTAAATTCCAATACAAGACTAACACAAGTGTCAAGTGTGAACGCCTTCTGTATCTTTAAAGTCAGCATGATTGCAGAAACAGTAAACTGGAATGTACTATATATACAAAAGATGAGCACAACCTATATCTGTGATCAATATTGGCATAATGCCTCCATTAGATAGGTAAGACAGTCCTGACATCCTTGTGCATTGTTCTAATAACAGTACTAACCTGCTCGGTTTGATCTTCGTTTGAGCAGGAAGCAAGAAGTACTTTGGCAGTTCCGCCATCAGGATAGCAACCAGCATCAATCATTTCTTCAAAAATTTCCAAGCATCTTGTGTATAGTTTCTTCCTAGAGTATGCTCCAAGGCGAGAAGTCCATGTCACAACATCAGGTTTCAGATTTTTGATTGGAAGTGAT encodes:
- the LOC126785680 gene encoding glycine cleavage system H protein 2, mitochondrial, which codes for MASRLASRAASYLRIQVIHRGFASVVKDLNYANSHEWVKVDGKSATIGITDHAQDHLGDVVYVELPEVGVAVKQGEGFGAVESVKATSDVYSPVSGKVVEVNEELSSSPGLVNSSPYEKGWIIKVEINDSGELKNLMDSDKYTKFCEEEDAH